In bacterium, the genomic window GCCACTGTCTGGGCGGTTTTTTTCTTTATCTTTAATTTAAATGGAGAACGAGAGCCGTAGCGGCGTGAACGATAAGCCATTTAGAGTAATTCTCGCATATCACCTGCTCGAATTCAATCTAGGCAAGCAGGAGTTTTAATGTAGCAAAAAATACTAAGAAAGTCAACTACTATGGGGTAAATTACTGTTGTTCGTTAAAGACTCTTTTGGCTTCTTCGCGCAGAGTTCCTTTTCTCAAAATAAAACCCTCAGGCACCAGTTCTTCAATTCCCATATGCCAATGGGAGGAATCACTGAAGCTATCGAAAGAGTCCTGCCGACTCATAGCAATAACTACCTCGTTAATTCGTGACCAGAGAAGGGCGCCAACGCACATCATGCACGGCTCACAACTGGCGTAAAGAATGCAGCCGTTTAGTCTGCGGGATTTCAACGTTTTGGAGGCTTTGCTGATTGCCAAAGTTTCGGCGTGCTGAGTCGGATCTTCCTTTTCATGAGTAGTGGTATGGGCTTTGGCAAGAATTTTGCCGTCTTTGACGATAACCGCGCCAAATCTTTTTGGTCCTTTAGTCTTCTTTGACTCCTCGATAGCCAAAGTCATAAACTTTTCGTCTTGATTATTTTTGTTTAACAATTTTAGAAACTAATTTTGCTGATAAAAGTATGGGTAACAGAAAGAAAATTAGACTTAAAATTTCTATCAAGACCCCTATCCTACTAGTTGGCCCAGTACCAATACAATTGACACCGTCAAGCTCACAAACAAATTTTAGAAGAAACAAACCTAGTAAAACCTCGAAGAGGATCGTGGAGGCTACAACAATACTAGCAATTAAGTACTTCTTCACAGTTAAACATTAACAATAACAGGTAGCACCATCGGGCGGCGCTTGGTTTTTTGATAGAGGAAGCGCTCAAGATCATTCGTCACTTTTTCTCGGACCGCAAGCCAGTTTTTCACTTTTTTCTGATCTTTATTTCCGTTCAGGGATTTTTTAACCACTTCGGTGGCTTCTTTGATCAAGCTTTCTGACTCTTTCATGTAAACAAAGCCACGGCTGACAAGGTCTGGCTCACCAATAAGTTCATTGTGAGCTTTTTTCATGGTAATGATGACGACGACAATACCTTCTTCAGCCAGAACTTTTCTATCCCGTAAAACGATTTGGCCGACATCGCCCACACCAATCCCGTCAACAAAGATCGCTTCCGTGTTGATATCCCCGGCGGTGTGGACTCCGGCGTGATCAAATTCGATGACTTCCCCCTCATCAAGAAGAAAAATGTTCTGATGGGGAACTCCGGCCTCTTCCGCTAGAATCGCGTACTGACGCATTTGTCTTTGCATCGCTGAGATGGGAACGACAAATTTTGGTTTGGTCAGGGAGAGCATCAGGAGTAGTTCTGCCTGCGCACCGTGACCGGAAACGTGAAAGTCTGAGGTAATGTCTGAATATTTAACATCTGCCCCCAACCGGGACAAATTGTCAATCATGTCATAGACTGCATCTTGGTTGCCCGGAATCGGGTCAGCTGAGAAAATGACTTCATCACCGTCTTTAATAGAGATATAAGAGTGGTCCCCATTGGCAATACGGTTCAGAGCTGAACCAGGCTGTCCTTGAGAACCGGCAACTACAATTGTCAGTTGTTTGTCCGGGATTCGATCCATGTCCTCCTGTTTAACAAAAATTTCCTTGGGAATTGAAAGGTAACCTAGCTCAAGGGCGGTCTGAACATTTTGATCCATTGACCGACCAACGATAACTACTTTGCGACCAAATTTTACTGAAGCGTTGATAGCTTGCTGTAGTCTAGAGATGTTGGAAGCAAAGGTTGTAATAAAAACCCGACCGTGGGCTTTGCTCATCGCCTCTTCAAAGCGGTCTTGGATTGCCAATTCAGAAAGCGTGTTACCTGGTTTTTCACTGCGCAAACAATCACTCATCAAGGCAAGGACTCCACTCGCACCTTTTTCACTCAAAAAGTCAGCATCAGTAGTTTTGCCATCAACCGGAGTCCAGTCGAATTTATAGTCTCCGGTGTGAATCGTCGTTCCAACTGGGGTAGTAAGAGCATAGCCAACCGAATCCGGAATTGAGTGGCTGACTCGAAAAGCTTCAATTTTGAAAGCTCCGAGCTGAAAGCTTTGCCGGGGCTCAATACGGTTCAGCTTGGTAAAGTTGAGTTTGTTCTGCTCTTTAAGCTTGGCCTCGATCATCCCAATCGTAAGCTTAGTTCCAAAAATTGGGGTTGAAAGCTGGTCAATCAAATAAGGCAAAGCTCCGATATGATCTTCGTGTCCATGGGTAATGAGAATACCGCGAATTTTCTTTAAACGATCTTTCAGATACGTAATATCTGGAATAACCATATCAACTCCGTACATTAGCTCAGAGGGAAAACCCATACCGCAGTCAACAATAACAATATCGTCGTTGTACTCGTACACATACATGTTTTTGGTGACCTGTCCGTTTCCTCCCAAAGGAATGAAACGCAACTTTCCAGGTTGAAAGGAATGAACTTTATCTACTTTCTCTTTTTGCTGAGGTTGATGTTGATTACCTCGGTTTTGGTGTTTTGGATAAAACTTTTTGTTTTTTGGATTTTTGCTCATAATTTTTTAGAAAAGTCCCATTTGAGGGTCTGACTCATCCGTTTCCGGTTTATTTAATTCTAACCCATGATCAGGGTCTTTGAGAACTTCGGAGTTGTCATGAAAATCTTTTTTAAAAGCTTCCATCAAGCCAGTTGAGCGTAAAGCCGCTGCCGGGTGGTACATAGGCAAAACCACTTGGTTACCAGCCCGAA contains:
- a CDS encoding ribonuclease J, whose product is MSKNPKNKKFYPKHQNRGNQHQPQQKEKVDKVHSFQPGKLRFIPLGGNGQVTKNMYVYEYNDDIVIVDCGMGFPSELMYGVDMVIPDITYLKDRLKKIRGILITHGHEDHIGALPYLIDQLSTPIFGTKLTIGMIEAKLKEQNKLNFTKLNRIEPRQSFQLGAFKIEAFRVSHSIPDSVGYALTTPVGTTIHTGDYKFDWTPVDGKTTDADFLSEKGASGVLALMSDCLRSEKPGNTLSELAIQDRFEEAMSKAHGRVFITTFASNISRLQQAINASVKFGRKVVIVGRSMDQNVQTALELGYLSIPKEIFVKQEDMDRIPDKQLTIVVAGSQGQPGSALNRIANGDHSYISIKDGDEVIFSADPIPGNQDAVYDMIDNLSRLGADVKYSDITSDFHVSGHGAQAELLLMLSLTKPKFVVPISAMQRQMRQYAILAEEAGVPHQNIFLLDEGEVIEFDHAGVHTAGDINTEAIFVDGIGVGDVGQIVLRDRKVLAEEGIVVVIITMKKAHNELIGEPDLVSRGFVYMKESESLIKEATEVVKKSLNGNKDQKKVKNWLAVREKVTNDLERFLYQKTKRRPMVLPVIVNV
- a CDS encoding nucleoside deaminase — translated: MLNKNNQDEKFMTLAIEESKKTKGPKRFGAVIVKDGKILAKAHTTTHEKEDPTQHAETLAISKASKTLKSRRLNGCILYASCEPCMMCVGALLWSRINEVVIAMSRQDSFDSFSDSSHWHMGIEELVPEGFILRKGTLREEAKRVFNEQQ